One genomic region from candidate division WOR-3 bacterium encodes:
- the dnaE gene encoding DNA polymerase III subunit alpha, with product MSDFVHLHLHTEYSLLDGIIPIDKLLDKCVVEKMPACAITDHGALFGVIEFYKKAKERGIKPIIGAELYIAKSRKEKVVSGGYDPYNHITLIAKNLKGYKNLMKLSSIGYLEGFYYKPRIDREVLKDNSEGLFFLTGCIKGELPQLILQGKIKEAEDLLKIYMEIFGKENCIIELMDLNMEENIIVNKVLYEFAKKYDLLYIATNDVHYLDKEDYEFHEAILALQTGKTLKDKERFRFKTKEVYFKSEKEMKQIFSYDERAVLNTRKVEEMVDIDLKLNENFYLPKIEIPHQFDSNFEYLKYLSYKGLEEIFKGDIKKKYIERLEKELSIIQKLNFEGYFLIIKDIVDFAKREGIPVGPGRGSAVSSLVLYSLGVTRIDPLKYDLLFERFLNPERISPPDVDIDFGDERRDEVLSYIRKKYGERNVSQIITFGRMKARQAIRDMGRVLGYEYSFVDKLARECIEGTLEESYSENPVFKKLVDENEDYRKIYEYAKKAEGLARHASVHAAGVVVAPSEITDYVPLYMDSKGTICSQYEMNSLEAVGLLKIDILGLRTLTVIEDTCKLLKDKGIEIDPYNLPLDDKKTFEILSKGKTQGVFQLESRGMRELLKRLKPDEFKDLIAILSLYRPGPIEAGATEEYVRRKKGLVPLSYPHEKLEKILKETFGLIVYQEQVMLIAHELAGFSFAKADILRKAMGKKKEELMSESIMREFVSGMVERGIPEDMAKDIVLKIHSFAKYAFNKSHSTGYALLSYITAYLKANYKTEFYASVLNSEINKIEKVSYFVQTAKRDGIEILPVCILNSDKFFKVQGENKLRYGLLGIKNVGVNACEHIIELRRQKPFTSFEDFVRRASSKKVTKKVIEALIKAGAFDIFDPDREKLMNIFENKLVKKSVPSLFTNKVEEIQEEKDVIRVMEWEKEVLNMYFKNHPLEPYSEFAEILSTHSSIDIQEEEEIELRNVRMCGVLSKVESKINIDGKRNYYILHLEDFEGSFQVVIFDELKNKIEKYLDKLAPFYVEGDVVKGSSKIFAREIMPLKEAISKKLKGILIKLNLKELDEEKIKRLKEIVNKFKGKFDLYLSLDTGEKRRIYKSMVFKVSFKEEFFDEINELFGENRIESLVE from the coding sequence ATGAGCGATTTTGTTCATTTACATCTTCATACGGAGTATTCCCTTCTTGACGGGATAATTCCCATTGATAAGCTTCTTGATAAGTGTGTTGTAGAGAAGATGCCTGCCTGTGCCATAACAGACCATGGTGCTTTATTTGGTGTTATAGAGTTTTACAAAAAAGCTAAAGAAAGGGGCATAAAACCAATAATCGGGGCTGAGCTTTATATAGCAAAATCACGAAAGGAAAAGGTGGTTTCAGGAGGTTATGATCCTTATAATCACATAACCTTAATTGCCAAAAATTTAAAGGGATATAAGAATTTAATGAAACTATCTTCAATAGGATATCTTGAAGGATTTTATTATAAGCCAAGAATTGATAGGGAAGTTCTTAAAGATAATTCTGAAGGACTTTTCTTTCTGACAGGTTGTATTAAAGGAGAACTACCACAGCTAATATTACAGGGTAAGATAAAAGAGGCAGAAGATCTTCTAAAAATATACATGGAAATATTCGGAAAAGAAAATTGTATTATTGAACTTATGGATCTAAATATGGAAGAAAACATAATTGTAAATAAGGTCCTTTACGAATTTGCCAAAAAATATGACCTCTTGTATATAGCTACAAATGATGTTCATTATCTTGATAAAGAAGATTATGAATTTCATGAAGCAATTCTTGCACTTCAAACAGGGAAGACATTGAAGGATAAGGAAAGATTCAGATTTAAAACAAAGGAAGTTTATTTTAAAAGTGAAAAGGAAATGAAGCAAATTTTCAGTTATGATGAAAGGGCAGTTTTAAATACAAGAAAAGTAGAAGAAATGGTTGATATTGATTTGAAGCTCAACGAAAATTTTTATCTACCAAAAATTGAAATACCACATCAGTTTGATAGTAATTTTGAATATTTAAAATATTTAAGTTATAAAGGGCTTGAAGAAATTTTTAAGGGTGATATAAAAAAGAAGTATATTGAAAGGTTAGAAAAGGAACTTTCAATAATACAAAAATTAAACTTTGAAGGTTATTTCCTGATCATAAAGGACATAGTTGATTTCGCAAAAAGGGAAGGAATACCTGTTGGTCCTGGCAGGGGTTCAGCAGTTTCTTCACTTGTTCTTTATTCACTTGGTGTTACGAGGATTGATCCATTAAAATATGATCTTCTTTTTGAGAGATTTTTAAACCCTGAAAGAATATCTCCGCCTGATGTGGATATAGATTTTGGTGATGAAAGGAGAGATGAAGTCTTATCCTATATAAGAAAAAAATACGGAGAAAGAAATGTATCCCAGATTATAACTTTCGGGAGAATGAAGGCAAGACAGGCAATAAGGGATATGGGTAGAGTATTAGGTTATGAATATTCCTTTGTTGATAAACTTGCAAGAGAATGTATTGAGGGAACTTTAGAAGAATCATATTCGGAAAATCCGGTTTTTAAGAAACTTGTTGATGAGAATGAAGATTACAGGAAGATATATGAGTATGCAAAAAAAGCAGAGGGACTTGCAAGACATGCATCAGTTCATGCAGCAGGAGTTGTTGTTGCACCATCTGAAATAACTGATTATGTGCCTCTTTATATGGATTCAAAAGGAACCATCTGTTCCCAGTATGAAATGAATTCTCTTGAAGCTGTTGGACTTTTAAAAATAGATATATTAGGCTTGAGAACTTTAACTGTAATTGAAGATACATGTAAGCTTTTAAAAGATAAAGGGATTGAGATAGATCCTTACAATTTGCCTCTTGATGATAAAAAAACTTTTGAAATTCTATCAAAAGGTAAAACTCAGGGAGTTTTTCAGCTGGAATCAAGGGGGATGAGGGAACTTCTTAAAAGATTAAAACCAGATGAATTTAAGGATTTAATTGCAATTCTTTCACTTTATAGACCCGGACCAATTGAGGCAGGAGCAACTGAAGAATATGTAAGGAGGAAAAAAGGACTTGTTCCTTTGAGTTATCCCCATGAAAAACTTGAGAAAATTTTAAAGGAGACCTTTGGTCTCATTGTATATCAGGAACAAGTTATGCTTATAGCCCATGAGCTTGCAGGTTTTTCCTTTGCTAAAGCTGATATTTTAAGAAAGGCTATGGGTAAGAAGAAGGAAGAGCTAATGAGTGAAAGTATAATGAGGGAATTTGTAAGTGGTATGGTAGAAAGAGGTATTCCTGAAGATATGGCAAAGGATATTGTTTTAAAAATACATTCCTTTGCAAAGTATGCTTTTAATAAGTCTCATTCTACAGGTTATGCACTTCTTTCTTATATAACAGCATACCTCAAGGCAAATTATAAAACAGAATTTTATGCCTCTGTTTTAAACAGTGAAATAAATAAAATTGAGAAAGTTTCTTACTTTGTTCAAACCGCAAAGAGGGATGGTATAGAAATATTACCTGTCTGTATTTTAAATTCTGATAAATTCTTTAAAGTTCAGGGGGAAAATAAATTAAGATACGGGCTTTTAGGGATTAAAAATGTAGGAGTTAATGCCTGTGAGCATATTATAGAATTAAGACGACAAAAACCATTTACCTCTTTTGAGGATTTTGTTAGAAGGGCTTCTTCAAAAAAGGTTACCAAAAAAGTTATAGAAGCATTGATTAAAGCTGGTGCTTTTGATATTTTTGATCCAGATAGAGAAAAATTGATGAATATTTTTGAAAATAAACTTGTTAAAAAATCAGTTCCCTCACTTTTTACAAATAAAGTGGAGGAAATTCAGGAAGAGAAAGATGTTATAAGAGTTATGGAGTGGGAAAAGGAGGTTTTAAACATGTATTTTAAAAACCACCCTCTTGAACCCTATTCAGAATTTGCAGAGATTCTTTCAACCCACTCATCAATTGATATACAGGAAGAGGAGGAGATAGAACTTAGAAATGTAAGAATGTGTGGGGTTTTGAGCAAAGTGGAGTCAAAAATTAATATTGATGGGAAAAGAAATTATTATATTCTGCATCTTGAGGATTTTGAAGGTTCTTTTCAAGTTGTTATATTTGATGAATTGAAGAATAAAATTGAAAAATACCTTGATAAACTTGCTCCTTTTTATGTTGAAGGAGATGTTGTTAAGGGTTCTTCAAAAATATTTGCAAGAGAAATTATGCCTTTAAAGGAAGCAATTTCTAAAAAATTGAAGGGAATACTAATA